The following are from one region of the Syntrophales bacterium genome:
- a CDS encoding Crp/Fnr family transcriptional regulator, translated as MEIINQIAAVPLFEGLPVEQLQALARIMVAKLIKRGQVIFSEGDEAEGFYVIVSGRVKIFKLSPDGKEQILHISSVGEPFGEVPVFAGERFPAYAEAMEDSRTFFFPRPAFVNLIKKNPALALNMMALLARRLRLFTGMIESLSLREVPGRLAAHFLFLSDQKEGANELTLDISKNQLASLLGTIPETLSRILARMSNEGLIAIREARQIQILNRAGLKKLAEGEKRLS; from the coding sequence ATGGAAATCATAAACCAGATTGCCGCTGTCCCTTTGTTTGAAGGCCTGCCCGTTGAGCAACTTCAGGCTCTGGCACGGATAATGGTAGCAAAATTAATCAAACGGGGCCAGGTGATTTTTTCCGAGGGCGACGAGGCTGAGGGTTTCTACGTAATCGTTTCGGGCCGGGTAAAAATATTTAAACTCTCCCCCGACGGCAAAGAGCAGATTCTCCACATAAGCTCCGTTGGCGAACCCTTCGGGGAGGTCCCTGTTTTTGCCGGCGAGCGTTTCCCCGCGTATGCAGAGGCCATGGAAGACAGCCGTACCTTCTTTTTTCCCCGCCCCGCCTTTGTGAATCTGATCAAAAAAAATCCGGCGCTGGCCCTCAATATGATGGCCTTATTGGCCCGCCGCCTGCGCCTCTTTACCGGCATGATCGAAAGTCTTTCCCTCCGGGAGGTGCCGGGGAGGCTGGCCGCGCATTTTCTCTTTTTGAGCGACCAAAAAGAGGGCGCCAACGAGTTGACGCTTGATATCTCCAAAAACCAGCTTGCCAGCCTGCTGGGAACGATTCCCGAAACCCTTTCACGGATTCTTGCCCGCATGAGCAACGAAGGGCTGATTGCAATCCGGGAAGCGCGTCAAATCCAAATTCTGAACCGCGCCGGGCTGAAAAAACTGGCAGAAGGAGAAAAACGGC